A window from Leptothermofonsia sichuanensis E412 encodes these proteins:
- a CDS encoding GAF domain-containing sensor histidine kinase, with product MFIPTSSEFVALCRAQVALLTQGLGASLSVVYLTQELVEGAETRLVPVVAYPETGMDWQGTSSFQLPPAIANQEMSPLLLTDSVPSLTEQETRTPNSIADLAADLELEMTSIPSDPLETRHSGSLVTQRQMVLPLMHEDVVMGVLVTERSDRAWNEWEQSQIHQIADTLALACVLDHRYRWLNQDRRQQRLLEQRQHDILDNLLHQFRNSLTALQTFSKLILKRLVPGDSNREIAASIVREAARLKELSQQLEAATTGLEEAESLPLSLLPSVEDSQRKVPLLPGTGVLAEAPPGLEPCLIVEVLQPLLASAGAIAQERHLTIDTDLPTNLPPAQANPQALREVLNNLIENALKYTPPGGQILVQVCLLSSQGEGDSWIEISISDTGPGISAQDLPHIFERRFRGAQAHSGIPGSGLGLAIAHALIEQMHGEIEVISPARASHRERLAHRSENQPEAGTTFVVRLPVVQTGI from the coding sequence ATGTTTATCCCCACTAGCTCAGAATTTGTTGCGCTTTGCCGCGCTCAAGTTGCTCTCTTAACGCAGGGATTGGGCGCATCATTGAGCGTGGTCTATCTAACCCAGGAATTGGTGGAAGGGGCTGAGACACGCCTGGTTCCTGTGGTGGCTTATCCTGAAACAGGGATGGACTGGCAGGGAACCAGTTCTTTTCAGTTGCCGCCTGCGATCGCCAATCAGGAGATGTCGCCTCTTTTATTAACAGACTCGGTTCCCTCTCTAACTGAACAAGAAACGAGGACTCCCAATTCAATCGCTGATCTGGCGGCAGACCTGGAACTGGAGATGACATCCATCCCTTCTGACCCGTTAGAAACCAGACATTCAGGTTCGTTGGTGACTCAGCGCCAGATGGTGCTCCCCCTGATGCACGAAGACGTGGTCATGGGGGTGCTGGTGACCGAGCGCAGCGATCGCGCCTGGAATGAATGGGAGCAGTCGCAGATCCATCAAATCGCAGACACTCTGGCCCTCGCCTGCGTCCTGGACCATCGCTATCGCTGGCTAAATCAGGATCGCCGCCAGCAACGGCTACTTGAGCAACGACAACACGATATTTTAGATAATCTACTCCACCAGTTCCGTAATTCGCTCACCGCCCTGCAAACCTTCAGCAAACTGATTCTCAAGCGTCTGGTTCCGGGGGATTCAAACCGTGAAATTGCTGCCAGTATCGTGCGTGAAGCGGCTCGATTAAAGGAACTATCCCAACAGTTAGAAGCGGCCACTACGGGTCTGGAGGAAGCGGAGTCACTACCCCTCTCTCTCCTCCCCTCTGTGGAAGATTCCCAGAGAAAGGTGCCACTTTTACCGGGGACTGGGGTTCTGGCAGAGGCACCACCAGGATTAGAACCGTGCCTGATCGTGGAAGTGTTGCAGCCACTACTGGCATCCGCAGGGGCGATCGCCCAGGAGCGACATCTGACCATTGACACGGATTTACCGACTAATCTACCCCCCGCTCAAGCCAACCCCCAGGCATTGCGGGAGGTCCTCAATAATCTGATTGAAAATGCGCTTAAGTACACGCCACCGGGTGGACAGATTTTGGTGCAAGTCTGTCTCCTGTCCTCCCAGGGAGAGGGGGATTCCTGGATAGAAATTTCAATTTCCGATACGGGACCAGGAATCTCAGCGCAGGATTTACCCCACATTTTTGAACGCCGATTCCGCGGTGCCCAGGCCCACAGTGGAATTCCAGGAAGCGGACTGGGGTTGGCGATCGCCCATGCTCTCATTGAGCAAATGCACGGAGAGATTGAGGTCATCAGTCCTGCCCGGGCATCGCACAGAGAACGGCTGGCACACCGGAGTGAAAACCAACCAGAAGCAGGAACCACCTTTGTGGTTCGGCTACCTGTTGTGCAAACAGGAATCTAG
- a CDS encoding DUF3155 domain-containing protein encodes MARRRKRKSRRRQEGRRILENVPQFSIECGEDKPVTAARKFIHAEGIAPPALLLVKRNEHTTDRYFWAEKGLFGAQYVEENHFLFPSLRLSDDQVGELPVAAAVRSH; translated from the coding sequence TTGGCAAGGAGACGCAAGCGTAAAAGTCGCCGTCGGCAGGAGGGACGCAGGATTCTGGAGAATGTACCTCAATTCAGCATCGAGTGTGGAGAGGATAAGCCCGTCACCGCTGCGCGCAAGTTTATCCATGCGGAAGGGATTGCTCCACCAGCTTTGCTGCTAGTCAAACGTAACGAGCATACCACAGACAGGTACTTCTGGGCTGAGAAAGGGTTGTTTGGAGCGCAGTACGTCGAGGAAAATCATTTTCTGTTTCCGAGTTTGAGACTGTCTGACGATCAGGTTGGTGAACTTCCGGTTGCTGCGGCTGTCCGTAGCCATTAG
- a CDS encoding chromophore lyase CpcT/CpeT — translation MKRLSAIALVAGVPWLFTSHLAAANPVPLSLAQQTNEVVAYLEGTMDTYLQAATNPNAPKVRMTTCRITLAGTSESPDGSVFLYQEQALLTDLDRPYRQRFLQISPSPATQRVRSLSFRPRNLADLAGFCARPASSRTVQIHELGTPVCSVFLKPTPTGYIGNTPIDGCPANFRGAVRITNQILLGPDGMDTWDRGFDASGKQVWGAETESYQFRRRR, via the coding sequence GTGAAACGTCTTTCTGCGATCGCCCTTGTGGCAGGAGTGCCCTGGCTTTTTACCAGTCATCTGGCTGCCGCCAATCCAGTCCCCCTGTCCCTGGCGCAACAAACCAATGAGGTGGTGGCTTATCTGGAAGGCACGATGGATACCTACCTCCAGGCAGCCACCAATCCCAACGCTCCTAAGGTCAGAATGACCACCTGCCGCATCACCCTGGCAGGCACTTCTGAATCTCCCGATGGGAGTGTTTTTCTGTATCAGGAGCAAGCTCTTCTTACAGACCTGGACAGACCTTACCGGCAAAGATTTTTACAGATTTCCCCCAGCCCGGCGACTCAGCGTGTGCGATCGCTGTCCTTCAGACCCAGAAATCTCGCTGACCTGGCAGGTTTCTGCGCCAGACCAGCCTCCTCCCGAACAGTTCAAATTCACGAACTGGGCACTCCTGTTTGTAGTGTGTTTCTCAAACCCACCCCAACTGGTTATATCGGCAACACTCCCATTGATGGATGCCCTGCTAACTTCCGGGGGGCAGTGCGGATTACAAATCAAATTCTTTTGGGACCAGATGGAATGGATACCTGGGATCGGGGGTTCGATGCCAGCGGCAAGCAGGTTTGGGGAGCAGAAACAGAGTCCTACCAATTTCGCCGCAGACGGTGA
- a CDS encoding S-layer homology domain-containing protein: MSYPVTWKSGTAALLAFGLVSTTAAPFVMSAPAIAQTRFPDVPAGYWAEPFIYELAAKGVIVGFAEDGTFRPEDPVTRAQFAAMINRAFNRPVIRRPVDFADVPANYWGRSAIERAYTTGFMAGYPGNLFRPNENIPRAQVLVSLSAGLDYANNRPIDQLLASTFNDAAQIPGYARPGVAAATERQIVVNYPDVRTLNPNRVATRAEVAAFIYQAMVSQGLAAAIPSPYIVGQAPVAVRIPAGTAIPIVYAGADRLILSQEETQPIPITLKVAQNVVTAQGQVLIPAGSDVNGQLVVSDGAAQFIANQIVLPNGQRLPVSGSSEPIRSYLVVRKNPTTGKIIAGTLVGAGAGAGVAAVTGDRKIQAWEVLTGAAAGTLAATLLGGRTVEAIAIEPNTNLLLTLDQDLVISGDRPQPRPVQPIAPLAPPPPREVPPPAPAPTEVTPQKY; encoded by the coding sequence ATGTCTTACCCCGTCACCTGGAAGTCCGGGACTGCGGCATTGCTTGCATTCGGGTTAGTATCAACAACTGCTGCCCCCTTTGTGATGTCAGCTCCGGCGATCGCCCAAACCCGTTTTCCTGATGTTCCGGCTGGCTACTGGGCAGAGCCTTTCATTTATGAACTGGCTGCTAAAGGGGTTATTGTCGGTTTTGCGGAAGATGGCACCTTCCGCCCGGAAGACCCGGTGACCCGTGCCCAGTTTGCTGCCATGATCAACCGGGCGTTTAACCGGCCAGTGATCCGCCGTCCTGTTGACTTTGCGGATGTCCCTGCAAACTACTGGGGCAGATCGGCGATCGAGCGAGCCTATACCACGGGTTTTATGGCGGGCTATCCAGGTAACCTGTTCCGACCCAATGAGAATATCCCCCGCGCTCAAGTGCTGGTATCCCTATCTGCGGGTTTAGATTACGCCAATAATCGACCGATTGACCAACTGCTGGCTTCTACTTTCAATGATGCGGCTCAAATTCCTGGGTATGCCCGTCCCGGTGTGGCTGCTGCCACAGAGCGGCAGATCGTGGTTAATTACCCCGATGTCAGAACCTTAAACCCAAACCGGGTTGCAACTCGGGCAGAAGTTGCTGCCTTCATTTACCAGGCAATGGTCAGTCAGGGGCTGGCTGCTGCGATTCCATCGCCCTACATTGTAGGACAGGCTCCGGTGGCTGTCAGGATTCCGGCGGGAACAGCCATTCCTATTGTTTATGCTGGAGCAGACCGGCTGATCCTGTCCCAGGAGGAAACCCAGCCGATTCCCATCACTCTGAAAGTGGCTCAAAATGTGGTGACGGCTCAGGGACAGGTGTTGATTCCAGCCGGCAGTGATGTCAATGGACAGTTGGTGGTTAGTGACGGAGCTGCCCAGTTCATCGCCAATCAAATCGTGCTGCCAAATGGTCAACGGCTTCCAGTGAGCGGCTCTTCGGAACCGATTAGAAGCTACCTGGTTGTGCGCAAGAATCCTACCACGGGCAAAATTATTGCCGGGACACTGGTTGGGGCTGGGGCTGGTGCCGGGGTTGCGGCTGTGACCGGCGATCGCAAAATCCAGGCCTGGGAAGTATTGACAGGTGCGGCGGCAGGAACCCTGGCAGCTACCCTTTTGGGCGGCAGAACGGTTGAGGCGATCGCAATTGAACCCAATACCAATCTGTTATTGACGTTAGACCAGGACTTAGTCATCAGTGGGGACAGACCCCAACCCCGACCCGTTCAGCCTATTGCACCGCTGGCTCCACCACCTCCACGAGAAGTGCCACCGCCTGCCCCGGCTCCAACAGAGGTCACGCCTCAAAAGTACTAG
- a CDS encoding ABC transporter permease — protein MNWWQRLKNNNLARFGALLLLVFYLAVIFAEFVAPYDPYSSQTDGALLPPTQIYWRDQTGQWIGPHVYPTTQGPVDLETGDRQLIVDRSHPSRLKLFAQGEEYRFLQIKLPLPTRFSLTNPQFEEVELFSGIPGNLHLFGTDGIARFNLLGTDEQARDQFSRLIYGGRISLSIGLVGIAISFPLGMLVGGISGYFGGWIDSTLMRLVEVLMTIPSIYLLVALAAVLPPGLTSAQRFLLIILITSFISWAALARVIRGQVLSLKEREFVQAAEAMGGKSLYIIIRHVLPQTLTYVIISATLAIPSFIVAESVLSLIGLGIQQPDPSWGNMLSLATNASILVLQPWLIWPPAILIILTVLAFNLLGDGLRDALDPRSLQR, from the coding sequence ATGAACTGGTGGCAACGGCTCAAAAATAACAATCTGGCGCGGTTCGGGGCACTGCTGCTGCTCGTGTTTTATCTGGCCGTGATTTTTGCTGAATTTGTTGCTCCCTATGATCCCTACAGTTCTCAAACGGATGGAGCACTGTTGCCACCTACACAAATTTATTGGAGGGACCAGACCGGGCAGTGGATTGGTCCTCATGTTTATCCCACAACCCAGGGACCTGTGGATTTGGAAACGGGCGATCGCCAGCTCATTGTTGATCGCAGCCACCCTTCCCGGCTAAAGCTATTTGCCCAGGGCGAAGAGTACCGCTTCCTCCAGATCAAACTACCCCTACCGACTCGATTTTCTCTAACCAATCCTCAGTTTGAAGAAGTTGAACTCTTTTCTGGGATTCCTGGAAATCTTCACCTGTTTGGCACAGATGGGATAGCCCGATTTAATCTGCTGGGCACCGACGAACAGGCAAGAGATCAGTTTAGTCGGCTAATCTATGGCGGACGAATCAGCCTCAGCATTGGTTTGGTTGGGATTGCCATCTCATTTCCACTGGGAATGCTGGTCGGTGGCATTTCTGGCTATTTTGGGGGATGGATCGACAGCACTCTGATGCGTCTGGTAGAAGTGTTGATGACGATTCCCAGTATCTACCTGCTGGTAGCCCTGGCAGCAGTTCTCCCGCCTGGCCTCACCAGCGCTCAACGCTTCCTGTTAATTATTTTGATTACGTCCTTTATCAGTTGGGCTGCCCTGGCACGGGTGATTCGAGGACAGGTGCTCTCTCTCAAAGAACGGGAATTTGTTCAGGCGGCAGAGGCAATGGGGGGAAAGTCTCTTTACATCATTATTCGTCACGTTTTGCCCCAGACATTGACCTATGTCATTATTTCAGCGACCTTAGCCATTCCCAGTTTCATCGTGGCAGAGTCTGTACTGAGTTTGATTGGGCTTGGAATTCAACAACCCGATCCTTCCTGGGGCAATATGCTGTCTCTGGCAACCAACGCCTCGATTCTGGTGCTCCAACCGTGGCTGATTTGGCCCCCCGCCATTCTGATTATTCTGACAGTTCTGGCATTCAACCTGTTGGGAGATGGTCTGCGAGATGCTTTAGATCCGCGGAGTTTGCAAAGGTGA
- the dnaA gene encoding chromosomal replication initiator protein DnaA, with protein sequence MVETTLENLWLRVLDRLQLQLNRPTFETWIKTAKVEQLEDGCLVIRTPHPFARNWLQKYYIKTITEVVQEVVGHPIDIHITIAQGADAAAEGNEMFWPRPTLEEGLPEPSPIVQLPSVNGNSGNRSELNPKYVFSRLVVGSNNRMAHAASLAVAESPGREFNPLFLCGGVGLGKTHLMQAIGHYRLDICPTSRVFYVSTEQFTNDLIAAIRKDSMQSFREHYRAADVLLVDDIQFIEGKEYTQEEFFHTFNTLHEAGKQVVLASDRPPNQIPRLQERLCSRFSMGLIADIQPPDLETRMAILQKKAEYENMRLPREVIEYIASSYTSNIRELEGALIRAVAYISISGLPMTVENIAPVLNPPVEKVEASPESILLIIAEAFDLSIEDLKGNSRRREISVARQIGMYLMRQHTDLSLPKIGEEFGGKDHTTVLYSCDKIAQLKDTDPSMAQTLRQLSDRINTVSQGHK encoded by the coding sequence GTGGTAGAAACTACGCTTGAAAATCTTTGGTTGCGGGTACTTGATCGCTTGCAACTCCAGTTGAATCGCCCTACGTTTGAAACCTGGATTAAAACTGCCAAGGTTGAGCAGCTAGAGGACGGTTGTCTGGTGATCCGAACACCCCATCCCTTTGCCCGCAACTGGCTCCAGAAGTATTACATCAAAACTATTACAGAGGTGGTGCAGGAGGTTGTGGGGCATCCGATTGACATCCACATCACCATCGCCCAGGGAGCAGATGCGGCTGCCGAGGGCAATGAAATGTTCTGGCCCCGTCCGACCTTAGAGGAAGGGCTACCAGAACCCAGCCCCATTGTCCAACTGCCTTCAGTGAACGGAAATAGTGGGAACCGGAGTGAGCTTAACCCCAAGTATGTGTTTTCCCGGCTGGTTGTTGGCTCTAACAACCGGATGGCTCATGCCGCATCTCTGGCAGTAGCAGAGTCTCCAGGGCGGGAGTTCAACCCGTTGTTCCTGTGTGGTGGGGTCGGATTGGGGAAAACACATCTGATGCAGGCGATCGGTCATTACCGGCTGGATATTTGTCCCACTTCGCGGGTGTTTTATGTTTCTACAGAGCAATTCACAAATGATTTGATTGCTGCAATCCGGAAAGACAGTATGCAAAGCTTCCGGGAGCATTACCGGGCAGCAGATGTACTGCTGGTGGATGATATCCAGTTCATTGAGGGAAAGGAATACACTCAGGAAGAGTTTTTCCACACATTTAATACCCTGCATGAAGCTGGAAAGCAGGTTGTGCTTGCCTCCGATCGCCCCCCCAACCAGATTCCCCGCCTCCAGGAACGGCTCTGTTCTCGATTTTCTATGGGCTTGATTGCAGATATTCAACCCCCTGACCTGGAAACCCGAATGGCGATTCTGCAAAAGAAGGCTGAGTACGAAAACATGCGGTTGCCCCGCGAAGTCATTGAGTATATCGCTTCAAGCTACACGTCCAACATTCGAGAACTGGAAGGAGCGTTAATCCGGGCAGTTGCCTATATCTCTATTTCCGGGCTGCCCATGACGGTAGAAAACATTGCGCCAGTTCTGAATCCGCCGGTTGAAAAGGTAGAGGCTTCTCCTGAATCTATCCTTTTAATCATCGCAGAGGCATTTGACCTATCGATCGAGGATTTAAAGGGAAATTCTCGTAGACGGGAAATCAGCGTGGCTCGTCAGATTGGCATGTACTTAATGCGACAACATACTGACCTCAGTCTGCCCAAAATTGGTGAGGAATTTGGCGGCAAAGACCATACGACAGTTCTTTATAGCTGTGACAAGATTGCCCAACTGAAGGATACGGATCCCTCAATGGCTCAAACATTGAGGCAGTTGAGCGATCGCATTAACACAGTCAGTCAGGGGCATAAATAG
- a CDS encoding SpoIIE family protein phosphatase, with amino-acid sequence MSQGTGHKLKLMVVDDEPDNLDLLYRTFRRDFEVIKADSAIAALDILNRQGEMAIIISDQRMPEMLGTEFLSKTVDRFPDTIRIVLTGYTDVEDLVEAINAGKVFKYITKPWNPDQLKGVVQQAADTYRIVKQRTHELQRALRRESLFNVVTTAIRESLDYHSMLQTIAERLGQTFEADRCVLYPIEEDRLIPEAFIYAADLEISQETLTTLVKDANHNPLIQLVLQKRQVQADQAADASARLVVPLICQQDFLGILSLQRSPQHSPWSTEDIELIQEVAEQASLAISQAKLYRRTQEQAEQMRAELEVARQIQGNLLRQSLPELDGMKVQACCYPAREVGGDFFEVYAHPQGDIWLAVGDVSGKGVPAALFMASAISVLRRELSQEVPPEPHIVMQNLNRSLSEDLISTNCFITMVLARYTPATRTLVYANAGHIYPLVWSNQAVINPGPDNGRGTPVEPNYLKVRGVPLGILPNWKAASGSIDLHSGEVLLLTSDGITEATVTDLNGNGSSHQSASTAMLKQAGLWQLLLQEQKPLDLSNLLSRIRSQNTIQEDDQTILSLEVL; translated from the coding sequence ATGTCTCAGGGAACGGGTCATAAACTCAAATTGATGGTCGTTGACGACGAACCTGATAACCTGGATTTGTTGTATCGCACTTTCCGGCGAGATTTCGAGGTGATTAAGGCAGACAGTGCGATCGCTGCCCTCGATATCCTCAACCGACAGGGCGAGATGGCAATCATCATCTCAGACCAGCGGATGCCAGAAATGCTGGGAACCGAGTTTCTCAGTAAAACCGTAGACCGCTTTCCCGACACGATTCGCATTGTCCTCACGGGCTATACGGACGTTGAAGACCTGGTAGAAGCAATTAACGCCGGTAAAGTTTTCAAATACATCACCAAACCCTGGAATCCTGATCAACTCAAGGGCGTGGTTCAACAGGCAGCCGACACCTACCGCATCGTTAAGCAACGCACCCACGAACTGCAACGTGCTCTGCGGCGGGAGTCTCTGTTCAATGTTGTCACGACGGCTATCCGGGAATCTCTCGACTACCACAGCATGTTGCAGACAATTGCGGAGCGGCTAGGACAAACTTTTGAGGCTGATCGCTGCGTGCTGTATCCAATTGAGGAGGATCGCCTGATTCCAGAGGCTTTTATTTACGCTGCCGACCTTGAAATATCCCAGGAAACACTGACCACCCTTGTCAAAGATGCCAATCACAATCCCCTGATTCAGCTAGTCTTGCAAAAACGGCAGGTGCAGGCGGATCAGGCAGCCGATGCCAGTGCTCGATTGGTCGTTCCGCTGATCTGTCAACAAGACTTTTTAGGAATTCTCTCGCTCCAGCGATCGCCCCAACACTCACCCTGGTCTACTGAAGACATCGAACTGATCCAGGAAGTGGCTGAACAGGCATCTCTGGCAATTTCTCAGGCAAAACTTTATCGCCGGACTCAGGAACAGGCAGAGCAGATGCGGGCAGAACTGGAAGTTGCTCGCCAGATTCAGGGCAATCTCCTGCGGCAAAGCCTCCCTGAACTGGACGGCATGAAAGTACAGGCGTGTTGTTACCCTGCTCGCGAAGTGGGCGGTGACTTTTTCGAAGTGTATGCCCATCCCCAGGGGGATATCTGGCTGGCAGTCGGGGATGTATCTGGTAAAGGAGTACCTGCCGCTCTGTTTATGGCAAGCGCCATTTCAGTCTTGCGGCGAGAACTGTCCCAGGAAGTGCCCCCGGAACCTCATATTGTGATGCAAAACCTGAATCGGAGTCTTTCTGAAGACCTGATCAGCACGAACTGCTTCATCACAATGGTGCTGGCACGCTATACCCCGGCTACCCGCACCCTGGTCTATGCCAATGCGGGGCATATTTACCCCCTGGTCTGGTCCAACCAGGCTGTCATCAATCCTGGTCCAGACAACGGCAGAGGAACTCCAGTCGAACCAAACTACCTGAAGGTGCGGGGAGTGCCGCTGGGGATCTTGCCCAACTGGAAAGCCGCATCCGGTAGTATCGATCTCCATTCAGGCGAGGTGTTGCTCCTCACTAGCGACGGGATCACTGAAGCTACCGTTACTGACCTGAATGGGAACGGCAGCAGTCATCAGTCAGCCTCCACTGCGATGCTGAAACAAGCCGGATTATGGCAACTTCTGTTGCAAGAGCAAAAACCTTTGGATCTGTCCAATTTGCTCTCCCGGATTCGATCGCAAAATACAATTCAGGAAGACGACCAAACTATACTTTCTCTGGAGGTTCTGTAG
- a CDS encoding FHA domain-containing protein, producing the protein MPATEQKTVFTQPFLELNNQGHSIQLFLTEERHLLGRDPQRADLLVPADWQIVSGCHACLRREGEDYCIYDGDGDKPSTNGLFLNRTRITPAKGYLLKPGTELRIGQNPRNQVLLTYRNPFGSHTVDLPEKRAISLKNRSVLLGRDPQATLQLDAPIISRRHATIEPDGGDRYILRDHSMNGVFVNGVRVNGSTWLTEGATVQIGPFTLILQRDRLEVVDRGNQIRLDAWDLVREVKYQRRQTRRLLDEISLAIEPGQFVALVGGSGAGKSTLMRTLLGIDPTDRGMVYLNGDALRSHFGIYRSQIGYVPQDDIVHRELTVAEVLTYAARLRLPADTDVAAVVSQTLAEIEMEERRHVLVSQLSGGQRKRVSIGVELLADPKLFFLDEPTSGLDPGLDKKMMQLLRKLANQGRTVILVTHATANITLCDRIVFMGRGGRLCYFGPPDRALQFFEITSRDFADIYNELERGETVVRYWAEKFRQSDDHWRYVTGHLSPGSGTRQPARSSPSQGSSFFKQLFLLTQRYFQLVVRDPVNLGLSLLTAPIGIGLITLAIRNKNPFLLGETPDPTLAPLALRVLFVFTCAALWVGLSSSLQEIVKESAIYMRERLINLGLFAYLGSKVLILSGLAFLQTLLMVAVILIGFADPNSALLSWPAGLGITTFLTLMACMGMGLMISAIVRNSTQANSALPLLLLPQIIFSGVLFHMEGVTTKISWLTLSRWSIGAYGSLVDVNGMVPEPTQLPDGSTIPLPFEATDVYSPTWDNLWLNWSMLCLHAIFYLVITFWVQKRKDIFR; encoded by the coding sequence ATGCCTGCAACTGAGCAGAAGACCGTCTTTACCCAGCCGTTTCTGGAATTAAACAACCAGGGGCACAGTATTCAACTGTTTCTGACTGAGGAGCGACACCTTCTGGGACGCGATCCGCAACGGGCTGATTTGCTGGTGCCTGCGGACTGGCAAATCGTCTCTGGATGCCATGCCTGTCTGCGGAGAGAAGGCGAAGACTACTGCATCTATGATGGTGATGGAGACAAGCCCAGTACGAATGGGCTATTTCTTAACCGCACGCGCATCACTCCTGCCAAGGGCTATTTACTTAAACCAGGCACAGAACTACGAATTGGGCAGAATCCCCGTAATCAAGTTTTGCTGACCTACCGCAATCCCTTTGGCTCCCATACGGTTGATCTGCCGGAAAAGCGGGCCATTTCGCTTAAAAATCGCTCGGTGCTGCTGGGACGAGATCCGCAGGCAACCTTGCAACTGGATGCGCCGATTATTTCCCGTCGTCATGCCACGATTGAACCAGATGGGGGCGATCGCTACATTCTGCGCGACCACAGCATGAATGGGGTGTTCGTCAATGGGGTCAGGGTGAATGGCAGTACCTGGTTGACTGAAGGTGCCACGGTTCAGATTGGACCGTTCACGCTGATATTGCAGAGAGATCGGCTTGAGGTTGTGGACCGGGGTAACCAGATCCGCCTGGACGCCTGGGATCTGGTCCGGGAAGTGAAGTACCAGCGGCGCCAAACACGTCGTCTGCTGGATGAAATTTCACTGGCGATCGAACCGGGACAGTTTGTTGCTCTGGTTGGTGGCAGTGGAGCCGGTAAGTCTACGTTGATGCGAACCCTGTTGGGCATTGATCCAACAGATCGAGGCATGGTGTACCTGAATGGCGATGCTCTGCGCAGCCACTTTGGCATCTACCGATCTCAAATTGGTTACGTGCCCCAGGATGATATTGTGCATCGGGAACTGACGGTTGCTGAAGTGCTGACCTATGCTGCCCGGTTGCGCCTACCCGCTGATACCGATGTAGCAGCGGTGGTAAGCCAGACTCTGGCTGAAATTGAGATGGAGGAACGCCGCCATGTATTGGTCAGCCAGCTCAGTGGTGGCCAGCGGAAACGGGTCAGCATTGGAGTAGAACTGCTGGCGGATCCCAAACTGTTCTTTCTGGATGAACCAACGTCGGGGCTGGATCCAGGACTGGACAAAAAGATGATGCAGTTGCTGCGTAAGCTGGCAAACCAGGGACGCACGGTAATTCTGGTGACCCATGCGACTGCAAACATTACCCTGTGCGATCGCATTGTATTTATGGGTCGTGGTGGACGGCTCTGCTATTTTGGTCCGCCCGACCGGGCACTCCAGTTTTTTGAGATTACATCCCGTGACTTTGCTGATATTTATAATGAGCTGGAGCGGGGTGAAACGGTGGTCCGCTACTGGGCAGAAAAATTTCGCCAGTCTGATGACCACTGGCGTTATGTCACCGGGCATTTGAGTCCTGGCAGTGGAACGAGGCAACCGGCACGGTCCTCTCCCAGCCAAGGGTCGTCTTTTTTCAAACAGTTGTTTCTGCTGACCCAGCGCTACTTTCAACTGGTTGTGCGCGATCCGGTCAATCTGGGGTTGTCTCTATTGACTGCCCCGATCGGGATTGGCTTAATTACCCTGGCAATTCGCAATAAAAATCCGTTCCTGTTGGGTGAAACTCCCGATCCGACACTGGCTCCCCTTGCCCTGCGAGTGCTGTTTGTGTTCACCTGTGCCGCTCTCTGGGTGGGGCTTTCCAGTTCACTTCAGGAAATTGTCAAAGAGTCTGCTATTTACATGCGGGAACGATTGATTAACCTGGGCCTGTTTGCCTACCTGGGTTCTAAAGTATTAATTCTTTCCGGTCTGGCATTCCTGCAAACCCTGTTGATGGTCGCGGTGATTCTAATTGGGTTTGCTGATCCCAATTCAGCTTTGCTGTCCTGGCCTGCCGGATTAGGAATTACGACCTTTCTGACGCTGATGGCCTGTATGGGCATGGGGCTAATGATTTCGGCGATCGTTCGCAACAGTACCCAGGCAAATAGTGCTTTACCCCTGCTGTTGTTGCCCCAAATTATCTTTTCTGGTGTTCTGTTTCACATGGAAGGGGTGACCACTAAAATCTCCTGGTTGACGCTGAGTCGCTGGTCAATTGGTGCTTATGGCAGTCTGGTCGATGTCAACGGTATGGTACCAGAACCAACCCAGCTTCCCGATGGCAGTACGATTCCTCTACCGTTCGAAGCCACTGATGTTTATAGCCCTACTTGGGATAACCTCTGGCTTAACTGGAGTATGCTCTGCCTTCATGCCATTTTTTATCTGGTGATTACGTTCTGGGTACAGAAGCGAAAGGACATTTTCAGATAG
- a CDS encoding ATP-binding protein → MRTELHVPSELKFLSIVENWLLGSLEVEVGNHVDWPRQSNRLRLVLVEAYSNVVRHAHKDQPNLPVLIRLELRDRDIALEIWDQGKGYDTDAYLPPTPEAKQESGYGWLILNRLMDSVEYRLHIDGRNCLKMQASLPEPVLSGEQAGK, encoded by the coding sequence ATGAGAACTGAGCTTCATGTACCCAGCGAACTGAAGTTTTTGTCGATTGTCGAGAACTGGCTGTTGGGCAGTTTGGAAGTCGAAGTTGGTAACCACGTTGACTGGCCCCGCCAGTCGAATCGTCTGCGCCTGGTTCTGGTGGAAGCCTATTCCAACGTTGTTCGCCATGCTCACAAAGACCAGCCCAACCTGCCCGTGTTGATTCGTCTGGAACTCCGCGATCGCGATATCGCGCTGGAAATCTGGGATCAGGGCAAGGGGTACGATACCGACGCCTACCTGCCCCCTACACCAGAAGCAAAGCAGGAAAGTGGCTATGGCTGGCTCATCCTCAATCGCCTCATGGACAGTGTTGAATACCGCCTTCACATTGACGGACGCAACTGTCTAAAAATGCAAGCCAGCCTGCCAGAACCAGTGCTGAGCGGTGAACAAGCCGGCAAATAG